One Misgurnus anguillicaudatus chromosome 20, ASM2758022v2, whole genome shotgun sequence DNA segment encodes these proteins:
- the cyp51 gene encoding lanosterol 14-alpha demethylase, with protein MTIFEMSSQVLETAVEKLSLTSLVLATSVFTLTVGYLSKVMFKAQNTGNTKYPPHIPSSVPFLGHAVAFGRSPIEFLEQAYEKYGPVVSFTMVGKTFTYLLGSDAAALMFNSKNEDLNAEDVYARLTTPVFGKGVAYDVPNPLFLEQKKMLKTGLNIAQFKRHVEIIEEETKDYFQRWGHSGERNLFEALSELIILTASRCLHGREIRSMLNERVAQLYADLDGGFTHAAWLLPGWLPLPSFRRRDQAHVEIKKIFYKVITKRREAEEKEDDILQTLIDARYKDGRSLTDDEIAGMLIGLLLAGQHTSSTTSAWMGFFLARDRALQERCYTEQKTVCGEDLPPLHYDQLKDLSLLDRCLKETLRLRPPIMTMMRMAKTPQTVGDYTIPPGHQVCVSPTVNHRLYDSWSERLEFNPERYLNDNPAAGEKFAYIPFGAGRHRCIGENFAYVQIKVIWSTLLRLFDFELVDGHFPPVNYTTMIHTPDNPIIRYTRRNAQQRFTTTTQH; from the exons ATGACGATATTTGAGATGAGCAGTCAAGTTCTGGAGACCGCTGTGGAGAAATTGAGTCTGACGTCACTGGTGCTCGCgacatcagtgttcacactCACTGTAGGATATCTGAGCAAAGTGATGTTTAAAGCCCAGAACACAGGAAACACA AAATATCCTCCTCATATTCCGTCCAGTGTTCCTTTCCTGGGTCACGCTGTGGCCTTTGGCCGGAGTCCTATAGAGTTTCTGGAGCAGGCCTATGAGAAG TATGGTCCAGTGGTCAGCTTTACCATGGTTGGAAAAACCTTCACGTATCTGCTGGGCAGCGACGCGGCGGCGTTGATGTTCAACAGCAAGAATGAAGATCTGAATGCAGAGGATGTGTACGCGCGTCTCACCACGCCTGTGTTTGGCAAGGGGGTCGCGTACGACGTGCCCAATCCT CTGTTTCTGGAGCAGAAGAAAATGTTGAAGACAGGACTAAATATCGCTCAATTCAAGAGACATGTTGAAATAATAGAAGAAGAAACCAAAGATTATTTCCAGCGATGGGGACACAGTGGAGAGCGaa ATCTGTTCGAGGCTCTATCGGAGCTGATCATCCTGACGGCCAGCCGTTGTCTGCACGGCCGTGAGATCCGCAGCATGTTAAATGAGAGAGTCGCGCAGCTGTACGCAGATCTGGACGGTGGATTCACGCATGCGGCCTGGCTGCTGCCCGGATGGCTGCCGCTCCCCAGCTTCAG ACGGAGAGATCAAGCGCACGTCGAGatcaaaaaaatcttttatAAAGTCATCACGAAGCGCAGAGAAGCTGAAGAGAAAGAAGATGATATCCTGCAGACACTCATAGATGCCAGATACAA AGATGGACGCTCTCTGACTGATGATGAGATAGCAGGTATGTTGATCGGTCTGTTATTGGCGGGACAGCACACATCTTCTACCACCAGCGCGTGGATGGGCTTCTTCCTCGCTCGTGACCGAGCTCTGCAGGAACGCTGTTACACTGAACAGAAAACTGTGTGTGGAGAAGATCTCCCACCCCTCCACTATGATCAG CTGAAAGATTTGAGTTTATTGGACCGCTGTCTGAAGGAAACATTGAGACTTCGTCCTCCTATAATGACTATGATGAGAATGGCCAAAACCCCACAG ACTGTAGGTGACTACACCATCCCTCCAGGACATCAGGTGTGCGTGTCTCCAACAGTTAACCATCGGCTTTATGATAGCTGGTCTGAACGTCTGGAGTTTAATCCCGAGCGATATCTGAACGACAACCCTGCAGCCGGAGAGAAGTTTGCTTATATTCCTTTTGGTGCAG GACGTCATCGCTGCATCGGGGAGAATTTCGCTTATGTTCAGATTAAAGTCATCTGGTCAACTTTATTAAGACTTTTTGACTTTGAGCTGGTGGATGGACACTTCCCTCCTGTCAACTACACAACTATGATTCACACACCTGACAATCCCATCATCAGATACACTCGCAGAAACGCACAACAACGATTTACAACTACTACACAACACTAA